One uncultured Acidilobus sp. JCHS genomic window carries:
- a CDS encoding putative membrane-bound dolichyl-phosphate-mannose-protein mannosyltransferase — translation MEAASQGGRRRLQLAVFLVGLVVVLLASVRVAMVTSWYASHVSGGGYDNAYISDEIYYVDAARRILVNVFGYRGPLFNYSGETASNYYNFEHPPLGKYIMAASMALLGDRPFSWRVPSIIMASLIPLIIYLGLSWGRDVRWVLIGAAAGVLASADHILIVMGSVALLDIYAAFFLSLAIVSAFRERFLLSSVFEGLAWASKETAVPGLLAIWILIALRNPNRKGLRLIGLTLLVTLAVFLLTYVPLFVHFGPTYVIQQAIGGYKWDLESRPPGPPTSTPSGWFFNVDPFVLSYSPLMAASMTEAFEVPAMVSALAIFIVGMINYRSLVRAGDAFFVAEFVGLWAVYLVGNHTLYSFYSVVFTPASAVTIAEVLDIISRKLIKK, via the coding sequence TTGGAGGCGGCATCGCAGGGGGGCCGTAGGAGACTTCAGCTCGCTGTCTTCCTCGTTGGCCTCGTTGTGGTCCTCCTGGCTTCAGTGCGCGTGGCGATGGTGACCTCATGGTATGCCTCCCACGTCAGCGGCGGAGGGTACGACAACGCTTACATAAGCGACGAAATATATTATGTGGACGCTGCCAGGAGGATATTAGTCAACGTGTTCGGCTACAGGGGCCCGCTTTTCAATTACAGCGGCGAGACAGCCTCCAACTACTACAACTTTGAGCACCCGCCCTTGGGCAAATATATTATGGCGGCCTCAATGGCCCTGTTAGGCGACAGGCCGTTCAGCTGGAGGGTCCCAAGCATTATAATGGCGTCACTGATACCGCTAATAATATACTTAGGGCTCTCGTGGGGGCGGGACGTCAGGTGGGTCCTAATAGGAGCTGCCGCTGGCGTCCTAGCCTCGGCCGACCACATACTGATTGTCATGGGTTCCGTGGCCCTGCTTGACATATACGCTGCCTTCTTCCTTAGCCTTGCAATAGTGTCAGCCTTCAGGGAAAGGTTCCTCCTGTCATCTGTCTTCGAGGGCCTCGCGTGGGCCTCCAAGGAGACAGCGGTGCCCGGGCTGCTCGCGATATGGATTCTCATAGCTTTAAGGAACCCTAACAGGAAGGGGCTGAGGCTGATAGGCCTGACGCTCCTCGTGACGCTTGCGGTGTTCCTGCTAACGTACGTGCCGCTGTTCGTTCACTTCGGCCCAACATACGTCATACAGCAGGCCATAGGCGGATATAAGTGGGACCTAGAGAGCAGGCCTCCAGGTCCACCTACGAGCACGCCGAGCGGCTGGTTCTTCAACGTTGACCCCTTCGTGCTCTCCTACTCGCCTCTGATGGCCGCCTCTATGACAGAGGCCTTCGAGGTCCCTGCGATGGTCTCGGCCTTAGCAATATTCATAGTTGGCATGATAAACTACAGGAGCCTCGTCAGGGCTGGGGACGCTTTCTTTGTGGCGGAGTTCGTAGGGCTCTGGGCCGTCTACCTTGTGGGCAACCACACGCTTTACAGCTTCTACTCTGTTGTGTTCACCCCGGCCTCCGCTGTGACGATAGCTGAGGTGCTTGACATCATTTCTAGAAAACTAATTAAAAAATAA